DNA from Kryptolebias marmoratus isolate JLee-2015 linkage group LG15, ASM164957v2, whole genome shotgun sequence:
CTTTGGAAATATTATTTATAAGGAATGCAGGGAGCAGCCTTCATAACACAGTTCACACAGTATCATCATTTTatctttaagattttttttaagcaacatttgattaaaaacacaagaacaaatgaCATGAAATGTAATATGAGAACAACATCTTCCTAACCCATCCAGGACATCTTTACATGGATGCAATTAAGGAGATaacaaaaatcattttcctTTTGAAATTTGTTAAAGTCATGTACTGAGTGGCAGAGTGAGTAGAGGTTcttatttaaatattgattGGACCATTATTTGAGGTTTTTAGAGCCATTAGTTCTCACTTCTCAGCATGTCTGTCCATAGTAGGACTAAGGCCTCTGTGTGTTGGAGAGAGCAGACGAGAGACTCCATTCACTGCTCCACTGTCTACTGGGCAGATGTAGTCTGCAGCTTCGTCAGGTTTCCTCTTCCTCAGGTGACTGAACTGAGTGAAGCCCAACTTCTTTGgctgaaaacaagaacaacaaaaaaatccaatgataaaccatttttatttcatggttTTGCaatagtgacaaaaaaaaaagaatttaaattgaGTTCTTACTTTAACTTTAGCTGTGGTAGTGAGGGGCACATGGCCTGTGGCGTTGCCATACTCTCGTTTCTCCTGCATGGCTAGAGGTCCAACCAGAGCAGCGAAGGCAGTGGCAAGATGACGGCGGAGCAAAGTCTTCTGTGGAGGAATGTTCAAGAGCAAAGCCAAAGTCTCGGAGCTAAAGCGAGGCTCCAGGATCTATGGAAGAGCATATTGGCAGAGAACACTGTTCAATTACTACACTGAAAAGGGCCAGTGTTGTTTGCAATGACAGTGTAAAGACACACAAACTGTAGATTGCAATCAATCAAATTAGTggttctgaaaaacaaaaaagctcatTCTGTAATCAGTGTTTGCTTTGTCCACTCTGGGCTGTTCTAGCATGATAAAGCAAAATGGGAGTGAAAAGCAGATTAATCTTGATGTCATCTGACAAAGCACTGTACAACATTTTTGAGTTAAAcgaaaatgtttacaaaaaaacatttttgtcctgttttactTAAACTTGTCATAATAAAGTGTTCAGATAAAGTGATATAAAGTTACAACATCTGTAGTTTTATTGCTTAACATTGCAGTCAGTTTCATTTACAGTACTTACAACCAGGCCACCATGAACACCACTTCCTCTTAGATTAGGCGCAAACTCTGCTAGATCAACTGCTCTCAGCCACTCCATTACACGATGGTTCGACCACTGGACTACTTCGGAGGGAGAGGGCTgtttctggaaacaaaaacaaacaaacaaaaattgaaaTAGTTTTCATTATCAATAATTCCTGAGTTTTTCCTTAGACTATGccagaaaataaagcaaataacaGCTTAAGTACCCTTAAAGCATATTGAtaacaatgtaaaaaatattaaaagaaaaatttaaaagactTAAATTATGCATTTGCTACCATCTTGTGGCAACATTATGTCACTACATCTGTTAGAGATCTTGGTATTTCAGTAAAACACCTCTCATGAGAATGATGCCCTGATCtttgaatatttatgttttacattttctatgCTGTGAATGTGAACACAAACCATAATTGTAGTTTCGATTTCTTTCCATATCGGCTTACCTCGTCACCCGGCCTGCGTCGAAGACAGTTTGGGTTGAATTTATTGGCATGAAGGACATGAATGGCACATTTAATACTGAGATGGTGGAGCTGGCTGGTGACCTTTAGAGTCAACAGATCATTCTgagcagacacaaaaaataaatataagtcAACTTCGATGAAAATCAGCTTTGATGCATATTTGCAGCTCCAAATGTGTCTGCAGTTTGTAAAAATGCATAATGAAGTTTTACCACAGTGAGATATTGTATCATTCGACCATCTACACGAGCTTCATGGAATTGGTCTTTATACTGAGGCAATCCAATGTCATCCAGCCAGCCTGTATGACAGAGAAGAACAAAGTGAACTCTAAACTAAGCTTCAAAACATGCATCATGTAACTGCACTTTCAagtttaatttccattttttttgaAAGGTGGTTATATTTGCATTGTATTTCCAGGTACATTTACATATCACACTGTGCttctttctttgatttatgGCATGAGACTCCCTGCATTTGTAAATCtcactaaaatgaaaaagtaaagtGGGAGAAATATTCAACACAGACGGATTCTTACGTGTGACCCAGATGTGGTCCAGCTCTGAAGACTTCTCTATAACTTTAGTGGTGAATGCCCTCAGAGCGAGTTGCAGCTTTTTCCTGTGCAGTGGATGCTTCATGCCCATTTCCTGACATCAGAGAGAAAAGtcattatgaggaaaaaaatctgactttagaaatgttttttaccCACATTAATGTTCTCAACTAAGTTTTatgattaaacaaaacattttgcttaATAACCTTCTCAAAATCCTGAGGTGTGGCAGATAGAAATGTTTGCCCATTTTCAATCCACTGTCTGGCAAGGTTGACATACTGGCCAAGTCCATAGTCCTCCAGCCAGCCACACACCTGCTCTTTGGTCCACTGGCTGAATGGAATATTCATATCACTACAAGAAAGATAAGAAAAGGAAGTAAAATGATGACTAATTTATTGCAAGTATTCTACTAAATTCATAAAtatggtttaaaaagaaatctttgtACTAAAGTTTTCTGAAGGCGCACTGAAAGTTACCGTGTAGAGTCAGACTCAGGGGTTCTGGTAAGTCTGGGTCCTGCTGTTGCACGCAAGCCCCCTCTTCTAAACTGTCCAACATCTGGATCTGCAGCTTGGAAACCTCCGGATTGGGTTCTTCGAAGCCTGTGTGgatcagagtaaaaaaaaaaagaaaatattgataaaaatgCTACACGCTACTTTCTTTTTCATAGTAAAATAAACCGCATATAAACACTCCATTATTTGCTGAATagatctaaataaataaacaaatacattttcacaaaagtaatgataataataaaaagaaaaaatttggATTTTTGCAAATAATTACCCAATGAACTTGTTGACTTTTGgtatattattgttattatgaATTAGTTCCTTCTTTCAGCAAAAGTGTAAACAAGAAAGGTAAATAGTTTAAGCTATGTAAATaagattgtgtttttattttaccaaaagcataTGCACTTAAACagcagaatatatatatatatatatatatatatatagttctACAGTACTTGAGTCATCCATATTGTCTTTagattttgctttaaaagtaaagacttttttgtaattttaagaGATCTGCATCAACATTTCTCTAGGTTTTCTCAAGATCTTTCATGGTTTTTCAGTGGGAGGACTTGGATGCTTTGTCCACTTGTTTTCAGTCTGATACCTGACCATATTCAAaggtttttgcttttctctggTAATTAGGCCACTTAATTAATTCAGAGATAAAAAGGCTCCCAAACTCAAGAGCTGCAGCACTGTTTTGTCTTcacataacagacaacttgGCAGAGAATGATTTGTTACCAGGATCTCTTAAAAGCAACCTTCACAAAAACATAGCAGCACTCACTTCCCCCAGAGTTTCTTGAAGCTTCTGTTATTCTTCATGTATTCTGGAGAACCCACAGCTCGCTGGCCCGGCTGTGCAAGCTCCTCACAATGAACAGGGGAATTGTCGCTGGATGTGCTGTCATCAGCTTTCTCCAACTTTCCTTCAAGAGGTTGCAACAACCATAGGACAAATATGACTGAGATTGTTTGATTGTACTCAAGAATAGCTTGCTGCAAAGTACTGAAATCTTGCcaaaagaacaaaccaaaaaacaaaacactggtgTGACTGATGATATCAGTGAAAATGAGTGAATTTCCTGTAGTTAAGGCAAAGTAATAGACAAAATAATTCTGATTTCTGTTCTTCTATTTTGTAGAACAAGCAGAACATTAAGAGTGAAGCAGAGCACATGTGGTATGTTTCACAATGCCCTATTGAATGGAGGGAAGCAGGTTACAGACCATTAAGTTTAGCTAATAATTCATCAGTTTATACCCCATGAAGAAGACGGGGTTTAACTTCATTTTatctgttgtgatttttatgatAAATTCTATAGTCAGAGCAAATGTGTGACAGTAAAATCAGGGTGTGGCTGGAGTTTAAGTTGGTCAGTCAGACTGTGGAAGGGTGGAGCTGGGATGAATGTGGTCAATATATGCAAGCGGGAGGGTGTGTTGGGTAAGAAAGCCTATCCCATGAGCCATCTGCTCTGTCAGGAGCCTCTACAATTAACTATGATCAAACATGCAGTGGTCGTCTGGTCAGAAGAGAGtggttttatttccaaatgtGAATCCTGCTTGCTCTCATGGGAATTACTAGGCGATGAACTGATCCTGCAGAATGCCAAGGCTCATTGAAGCTCACTAGCCATGATATCATAAATTACACCATGTAAAGCTTTATGCGTAGAGTTACTTTGGATGCAGTCTCCATTTTCACTCCCATCTGGAGATTTTTGACTCTGGATATCAGCGCTACTGTCTCCCATCCCATTTTGTTCCAACAAAGAGGAATTTGTGGGCAATGTTTGACTCCTACTGTCATCCAGGTCATtctggagaaacaaaacaaaaaaagacagtgaCTTTGTGAAATACAAGAAGgtcaaacatattttttgacaacaaaattTACAAATTATGTAAGAATACCTTTGGTAAATGTCCATTTGTTATGTCACTCATGCTACTTGATAATGTCTGAGGCTCTGGTCtatgaaaataaatgcagaataCACTCAGACACACTGTAAAGTCCAACCAAGAGTAACTGGATTCATCTGGACAAAAAGCTGTGTTACTACCTggaatcattttctttttggacTGACAGAAGAGATATTTGTTGGGAGGAAGAACTGTTTGTTGAAACCTGtgaggaataaaataaatacatgaataaGACTGTTCAGTGAccctgaaaaaaacaatcacaaccACTTTCATGCATGCACTGATCTAATTGAGATCAAGTAGAAGTTATTTGTACCTACTTCAGACTTCACATCATCAGATTTTGCACTGGAAGAGTCAGCATTCTTCAACAATCCTTGTTCTTCTTCCTCACTGCTGCTTGATGGAGTCCAGCCATTTGACAAAGAACGGACAACAGATGaagctacagaaacagaaaagagattgttgttttattattattattgggaGAAGGGTGTGCGATGGCTTGAATTTTGTTTCCAATTTGTTGTTGCCAAGATTACATAAATTCAGTTAACTATGGGCTAAAGAATAAATAAGCTGATTACATTGCCTTGAAGTGTGAGTAACCTCTCTGAACTGCCTACACTGATTCAGGAGCAGAGTCAGCTCCTCAATACGACggtcctaaaaagaaaaaaagaaaagaaaaaagagcagGGAGggctttaaagtttaaaaataccTTAATCAAGATATTTATCAAAGGttaagaaacacacacaacttcACTCAGCTCTGACCGATACGGCGCTCAAACGCTTCCCTTCCACCATATggcctttaaatcaaagtaatAAAGAGGGAGGGGATTGACACAGGTCTGGCTGGAAGTCTTAGTTGTGGTAACCAGCTGCactggctgtgtgtgttttttgaagTGGTGCCCATGCCTGGTTTTGCAATGGTCGTCCTAATGCTGCTCACTCCAAAATTAAGCTTGGCAGAGCAGAGCATGCCTAATTGTGGCTTTGCCTGAAATGGTTTGtcttggggtgtgtgtgtgtgtgtttgtgtgtgtccacaCTAGTGTACCACATGTAGATCTGTTTCTGGAAGTCCTTAAAGTCCTCCAGTGGGAGGGGAATACAAAGACCCTCTGTGCTATAAATGGTTGAAGGGTGGTGCTTTTGAGAAATGACACAATCTAAAAACACAGCTacttttttaccattttaagtAGCACTAATGACGTTTTGTCATTATTCAGGGCAGTTATATTGTATTAAAGTAATGACAATGCCTGTTTTGACACATGTTTTATAATTCCCCacagctgttttaaacaaactggtAAAAATTAGGTTTTCACATCACCAACCTTTTCTTCATTGGCAACTACCAGCAACTTCATTCCACTTCGAAGTTTCTGCAGTTCTTGATCTATGACAAGAAACCAGATAATTATTAATCTACTGGCAAATGCTCATGTTactttaaatttgcatttagaATAGTCTCATTAAATATGAAGTGATTTAGAAAACGAGGAAGCAAATTTAGTTaatgtgtaataaaatattatttctgtgtttaaaagtgaACTTAAACTACATAGTTTTAGATTCATTTGAACCCTTTTATTAATCATTAATAGCTTTACATCagattttcaacatttggaCCAAAGCACCATGCTGTGcacatttctttattattatctgAGGCATATGAGCTGCTTTTCTACTAAATGATAATTCATATTATGATCAAATACTGTAGACAAACAtggtattttttaaagaaatcataaaggcaacaaaaactaaGATCAGTTGATTTTAGAGACTATTTAGTAATTGTCAAAGCTGCTACTAGAAGATAATAAAGAATAACAAAGAAAAGACTGAGTGAATGAAAGATTAAAACAGACATAGCCCACGGGTTTGAAGGAGTTTTCATTAGGTGCTTAGTGGGTTTGTCTTTGGTGTTTAGCTCTTTCCTGTACATCTCCTCTGAGAGagacaaatacagaaacactCAAAAAGGAAGATAATTTTCAAGgccaatgaaaacattttccacagCAGTTAACAAATGCGGAAATCTATGAGGGTGGTTAACTGTTTGAAAAGCTGTTTATGGCGGGTTGCTGAAGTTGTAATGGCACGCTGGTGTTTTGCTTACCTCTTTCTGTGCTCTCTGAGGTCAGAGAGGGTCTGGCCAGTAACTGAGTTTGCAAGTTCTCAATCTCTGCATTCTTACTGAGCAGAAGTTGCTGAAGACTGCTGATCTCTGTCTGTGAGTAACACACAATGAGGAATCTTAACAGAAATAACAGACAGTTCAACTGTTTTCACTTAACATTCTCTCAATCTCCCATCATGCATTACCAAATAAGacatatatgtatttaaaagttAAGTTCCAGCTTAggtcacaatttattttttccaccacTTTCTGCAAATAAATCAACCACAGCTAAGAATGGAAAGTTTTCTTCTCTAAATTTTAGAGCACCAAGTTTTAGGTCCCTGctctttaaagttttagtttgttttgaatgaGGTTACTGGAATAAATTGTTGGAAACAAAACTATGCTGAGACTGATTTAGTCATTTTGCAAGTAAATTTTAGTGTTGcatattttgcagaaaaaacaaaacaaaaacaaaaaaaaactgaagctagAAGCTTAAACATTGTACATATCAAAGTATGGTGTACAGCATATTGTCTCATCGATGAaggtgtttaaatgttttaaaacatggaTATCTTTTTGTTGGGTTTACTTAAAGTGCCAAGTTGTAGTGGGTTCATATTTGGGCTGTAGGCTGACAAGTTTAGCAATGGACACGTGATtataaatctttctgttttatggGTATAATGAATAGAAAGAGTATTATGGGTGGAAGTAGGTGGACATTGCTTGCAGAAATATGAAAGGCCttcaataaaactgacattatgATTGCAGTATTGCTTTAAAACCTGCGTttgtcagagttaaaggaatagttcagactTTTTGAAGTGCTGTTCTGTGGAATGGTTATGAACATTCACTCTGGAGACCTAAATTTTGACTGGATTAACAAGCTATCAGCTAGTTTGAGagggacaatttaaaaaaaaaaaaaaaaaaaaaactaaagtaagcGAAGTAAATGCTTTGACATGTTGTTTTATGCAGagagtttaataaaatagctactaataaaatattaaatctgtttttgtcataCTATAAAATATGAATTAACCACAATTTCTCTAGGAAAACACAGGAATCTGAACAGTAATAATTCATGCAAAACTGAATTACTCACTTCATTGAATGGAAGATCAGATTGGACAGCAATTAGGAAAATTGAGTGGACAATTACTTGTGCAATTTGGGCAATGGTGATAGATTGCAAAGCCTACACactataaaaagatttttttaccTTGGTTTCTTTGAGCCTCTTTTCATACTGTTGCTTTTGATCCTCCAGATTCTGCACTTTGTCCTTAAGAACCCGGAGTTCTTTAAGTAAgacctaaaacaggaagcaTTAGAAATTTATGTCCGTTTTACATCCAACCAAAGTCacagatgttttaatttttctttcacGCAACACACAATCCTAGCTCTGATGTTTATAGTTCATTTTGTGACACTCAGGGATTCATATCACATGAATAATTGCTGTGTTTATTCATGTATGTACAGTGATATAAAGCAATGTTTACGATAAGCGTTTCATTTCCATgtgaagacaaaagaaacaacccATGCTGTGCACAACATTAGAAGCCATGCAGGCAAACTATTCCTACACTTTCTCCTCCGCAGTGGCACCGGTGCTCTGTGCTACCCTCAGTCAGGTTGTGAGTGTTCCCAACAGCTCTGTCAAGATCCTCCTCTAGTTTGTGCGTCCCCTCTGAGGGTCCTTCCCAGGACAACCCAAGGTGTTTGCCCTGTCCCTCATTGGATTTAGAGGGGCACACCATTGGAAACCTGCTGTCAGTCGAGAACTCCAAGGCCTTTTTCTCCTGGATCTTGCTATTGATCTCCTTCTGAAACTGACACatctgctcctgcagctcaCTAATGAAATTCACTACAGTCTGGCAGATACaatgaaggaagaaaaaaaaaatcaaaaaacaaacaaaaaaaaatattaaaaagagaagaaacaacagAGTGCAGAATTTGTCAACATGTCACACtatttgtgtgtgcatatgtttgtGTCTAGGTGAattgaacaaacatttttttttctattattgttcttgtattttaaaataagatttatatAAAGTTCTAAAAACATtgaatataatataattttgttGAACAGACCTTGTCTGTTAGTGATATGCAAAACCACCTGCTTCGTAAGttcatgttaaattaaaataaattgttttgttcaTGGGTTTACTATTATAAATTGCTATTTCAATCCAGGCATCTAAAAAACAGCCTCTCTTAGTTTGCTTATAAGACGCAGTCCCGACCAAACAGCGAACCGGCAGCAACTGAGTTATGCTTGGAGTGTGGAAGTTTTACTCAGGGGTCCAGTACAGCGGATATGACAGATGATATGAGGGCCTCCATGGCTAATTTTAAACATAAGCTTACTGACTCTTAAGCCCTCTGCACGCTCTCTCTGTGTGTACGCGCATGTGCCTCCGTGCATTTGTGAGGACATGTTTGTGTAGTAGATACGGCACGTGGGGGACcagtaaagtgataaaaacagaatgttttcCTTAGTCTCTTTAAGTTAAAACAACTGTTAGAAGCtgaatttgtaaaaacagaaagaagaattattgaaaaacacaaagtgtgtggcattatttttttacttcaaaatacGGGTCTCCATGAAAAACAACTATATTTAAAggaaattgaacattttttaagacgctaactttaaaagatcaggggccctttttaaaaaggaaccACTCAACATTAACCTTCCACCAATAACAAAATTCTCTGGAATGAAGTCTACAAACGCTTATATTCAGCCTGCCATCCATCACACCAGCTCCTGTAAGCCTAAACTATTTTCAACTGAGGACAAAAAGACCCTTTGACCAGCAATGTTTTGACAGTAACTATTACAGTATCCTGTCTGGTAAAATTTCTGCTTTCTTATTTCAAGAATTCACATGGTCACCAAATGTGCAGGAAGTCTGCTAGTAACCTAACCATTAGTCTTAGACAAATACATGACCcagttaaagtgacaaaaacatttaaatccctTGGACGTTTTTCAGTAGACTTCCAGTTACAGCAAAGCTGGGTTTTAGAGGAATGTTTCCTTCCCTTCATCCAACAAGTGTTAATGGTCTTCCATAAAATCAGCAGTGGACTACCGTGTTGGATTTATTAGAACACAGAGCAAATTGTTGTGTGCACCAGGAAATAGGTCAAAAGAGATGTGCCTTAGACTAATTATTCCGCAGTGAAACAAACTGTAACATAATAATGATGTTATTGTAAAACTACtgtcaaactgaagaaaaactcTTTCCTCTTAAACAGGAAACTGTCCTAGtgatcaaagaaaaacaagtcacTTAACTCTTACTTTACACACACTGACCTTTGTTTGAAACATCATATTTTAATCTTTGACTATGAACAATTCAAGCGTGATGCAATGTAAGAATTAGTCATAATTGACTCATTCGAGGTCCTACCTCTGCTTTGTGCTGCCTCTCCACCCCATGGCCCTGCTTTCCCTCCATGtctgtcagttttagtttcaagtAAGAGACCTCCCCCATAAGACTCAGCTTCTGTTTCTCCAGTGACGTCCTATGCAGGAGCTCCTgtcatcacaaacacacagtaaaGAAACACAATCAGATACACAATTGTTCATTACCCCTTCTATTATACACAGTACTTACTTTACAAAGAAAGCATAAAGTGTGAGACACAGCGAGCTACCAAGTCTGTAATGACAGTCCTCTCAAACAAACCACACTGGTTTCAGAAGCTGTTTGAGTGGCTAAATATACACAACCCATGACCACTATTTATAATGTCTATTTCACAGCTCCCTCAAAGTACATAGCAGAGCAGAAGGGAGGAGGTgagactgagaaaaaaaaagaaaagcatgcaAAACATTCATTGAGAGAATATCAAAATAACTCTGACAGGTGCATTTTTTCTCATCTTGTGAGCATGAATGACAGCCAATCAAACCTAGTGTTGAGGGAGATTGTGGCTAAATGGCTCTGTAAGATCTTTCCTGAAAGGCTGTCAGCCATCAAAGCTAAATCAGACCAGCAGGCAGATGTATTTCTAATTTGGCTGGTGTCAAAAACAGGCACCGAATCACTTAACGTCCAGAAATGAGGATCAGACTTCACATATAGATACAACAGCTTAAATTATtgcttttcaaaaaacaaattctgtaaGCTTCCTTCAGAGCAGACATGGAAAATATTAGAACTTTGTCACCAGAAAGAGAACTACAGCTCAGACTCAAAACCTCCTAATGACTGTCTTTCAAAGAAATCAGTCCCTTGCTGCCCTTTGATAATGTACACACTTTCTGAAATGAATATAGAGATTAGTTAGAAAAGTCTAAAGTAGTCAAATTAAGCTTTTTCAAGAGTtgcagaagaataaaaacaaatacctgGTTGGTCATCCAGATTATGTCTACAGCAATTGATTTGTCCTCATAGATGCAGTGGTTATAAGTGTGTTGGAGTCTCAGGACATCAAGGTTTCATATGTCCATACCGTCTAGAGTTCTTTAACAAAGTTTCTCTGGTATATGTCAAACCTAAAGCAAACTAAATACAGACATGCGAGTCTAACTCCTACAAGAGCACCACTCCACATCTCTGTTCTTTCTCCCTCCCATCTCTCCACCTTCTACAGCTGTTCCTGCCCTCTTCGTTTGTTCCTTTCCTCCCTCCTTCTGTTGTCCTttccttctctctctgtttctgtctggcAGCCTACAACCATGGTGGCTGCAGGTTGGGGGGCGTGGTTAACTGTGCAGTAAATTTCCTGCCTAGACAGAGGAGTTTGACCCTGCAATAACCAGACATACACTCTGAGTGAGAAACTGTCCCGAAATGAGTCTGAGCttcctaaatattttttgttgtcaaGGTAATCCTCAACCTAATTCACTGGAATCTTAAGATGGAAATTCTTTAGAGGGAGCGACAGCCATTCTAGGGTACATTCTGCAACTTATGAGAAAAACGTGGCCCTGCAGAAAAAAGTCTTTTCTAAAAGAGAGATCATATTTTCCTCAATGGAATTGATTTAGCACTCTTGCATTCTTGAATGTCAGGTCGTCCTTACTTTGGTTCAGTTATACCACCAATGTTTAGATCTGGGAACAATCAGTTCTTCTAcacagttcagtttaatttgaaGTCACCTGTTGCAGCATCTCCTCTGTGCAGTTGAGTTTGTGCTGATGTTCCATCAAAGAACTCTCTAAATCATGGATCTTCACCCCTTGAGCCTCCACCTGGTCTGTCAGCACACTTACCTGAGAATGTGTGAACACAAAAAGaacagtatttttgtttctaatcaGAGATTTAAAAATTAACCAAAATTTATTCCATAATTGTATCTCGTAGCTACAGCCCTTTTTTAAGCAATTGTTTTTAGAAAGCAAAATTATATCAAGGTTATGTGTCTCAGTTCATTAACGTCTACTATTTctatcttaaaacaaaaaccaaatagtcataatatttttatatcttttccAGATCATGCAAATAATTTctttggggaaaataaaaagaatggtCCTTTGTGCTCCAGTTGGCACTTGCAACACTTTGGTAATTCGAGCAATGTCAGCACAATAcatgcagtttgtttaaaatccacAGCAAATCGTTAAAAGCTGCATATTAGATGATCACATGCTAAAAGGCAGGGCCAACATGCCAACTGGAATAAATGTTCCAGAGGAATGCTTTGtttaaagcctgaaaaaaaaaaaaaaaaaatcaggtcaCCTGCTCACTCACACACCTACAAACAGTACATGAAGGCAGCGAGCCTCAACCTGTCTATGAAGCACTTGTTCAGCAGCCCTGAGCGCTACACACACCTACAGATACAAGACAAACacatcagtcaaaacaaaaccgTCTTATGTTGTAATAGAACCAAACCCTCTTTATGACTGTTGCTTCACTCGGGCAgtttaacagaaacacacacttgcGCAACCTTTACAACACAATGCTGTGATACACTTTTGTTCTCTCAGATTGTTGTTTCTCTGTCAACTCAAGCGTTCAACAAAATCCCACCTGCAGAATCAGTGACTCTTTGTCCCCCTCCAGACGGGATAACCGGTCCTGGTAGGAGTCGCCGTTACTGTTTGAGCTGAGGTTGTCCTGCTGAAAAGAAGTCACTTGTAAATTTCAGTATTCATTCAATTAATACAGCACAGTTATCTTTTTCACACttgcacacaaacattaaacttctCATAACGTATATGCCTGTGTGTGGAATTTTTGTAAGAGGTTTACAGGTCCTAATTCAGAGTTAGAAACTGTGTAATATATTGCCTGTCAGCTGATTTGTTAGAGGCTGTTCCAGCAAAGGATAAATGAACTGCAATCAAGTGAGTTCTAACTTCTCATAGAAATGTCCTTTGACAGATAAGGAAAATTGTGTAGCTTTGTTTGTATTAGTTTCAAATGaagcattttactttttatgttatCAGTATTTGCCTTGGTATCaattatacataaaaacactaaatttatatatttctgtagTGTAATAGTTGAGTAGACTGTATCTTCTTGATTGATACTTT
Protein-coding regions in this window:
- the ppfibp2a gene encoding liprin-beta-2 isoform X4, whose amino-acid sequence is MEYHIDFYKHFAWLRKDNLSSNSNGDSYQDRLSRLEGDKESLILQVSVLTDQVEAQGVKIHDLESSLMEHQHKLNCTEEMLQQELLHRTSLEKQKLSLMGEVSYLKLKLTDMEGKQGHGVERQHKAETVVNFISELQEQMCQFQKEINSKIQEKKALEFSTDSRFPMVCPSKSNEGQGKHLGLSWEGPSEGTHKLEEDLDRAVGNTHNLTEGSTEHRCHCGGESVLLKELRVLKDKVQNLEDQKQQYEKRLKETKTEISSLQQLLLSKNAEIENLQTQLLARPSLTSESTERDQELQKLRSGMKLLVVANEEKDRRIEELTLLLNQCRQFREVTHTSRQSSSVVRSLSNGWTPSSSSEEEEQGLLKNADSSSAKSDDVKSEVSTNSSSSQQISLLSVQKENDSRPEPQTLSSSMSDITNGHLPKNDLDDSRSQTLPTNSSLLEQNGMGDSSADIQSQKSPDGSENGDCIQRKLEKADDSTSSDNSPVHCEELAQPGQRAVGSPEYMKNNRSFKKLWGKLRRTQSGGFQAADPDVGQFRRGGLRATAGPRLTRTPESDSTRDMNIPFSQWTKEQVCGWLEDYGLGQYVNLARQWIENGQTFLSATPQDFEKEMGMKHPLHRKKLQLALRAFTTKVIEKSSELDHIWVTRWLDDIGLPQYKDQFHEARVDGRMIQYLTVNDLLTLKVTSQLHHLSIKCAIHVLHANKFNPNCLRRRPGDEKQPSPSEVVQWSNHRVMEWLRAVDLAEFAPNLRGSGVHGGLVILEPRFSSETLALLLNIPPQKTLLRRHLATAFAALVGPLAMQEKREYGNATGHVPLTTTAKVKPKKLGFTQFSHLRKRKPDEAADYICPVDSGAVNGVSRLLSPTHRGLSPTMDRHAEK
- the ppfibp2a gene encoding liprin-beta-2 isoform X3, which encodes MEYHIDFYKHFAWLRKQDNLSSNSNGDSYQDRLSRLEGDKESLILQVSVLTDQVEAQGVKIHDLESSLMEHQHKLNCTEEMLQQELLHRTSLEKQKLSLMGEVSYLKLKLTDMEGKQGHGVERQHKAETVVNFISELQEQMCQFQKEINSKIQEKKALEFSTDSRFPMVCPSKSNEGQGKHLGLSWEGPSEGTHKLEEDLDRAVGNTHNLTEGSTEHRCHCGGESVLLKELRVLKDKVQNLEDQKQQYEKRLKETKTEISSLQQLLLSKNAEIENLQTQLLARPSLTSESTERDQELQKLRSGMKLLVVANEEKDRRIEELTLLLNQCRQFREVTHTSRQSSSVVRSLSNGWTPSSSSEEEEQGLLKNADSSSAKSDDVKSEVSTNSSSSQQISLLSVQKENDSRPEPQTLSSSMSDITNGHLPKNDLDDSRSQTLPTNSSLLEQNGMGDSSADIQSQKSPDGSENGDCIQRKLEKADDSTSSDNSPVHCEELAQPGQRAVGSPEYMKNNRSFKKLWGKLRRTQSGGFQAADPDVGQFRRGGLRATAGPRLTRTPESDSTRDMNIPFSQWTKEQVCGWLEDYGLGQYVNLARQWIENGQTFLSATPQDFEKEMGMKHPLHRKKLQLALRAFTTKVIEKSSELDHIWVTRWLDDIGLPQYKDQFHEARVDGRMIQYLTVNDLLTLKVTSQLHHLSIKCAIHVLHANKFNPNCLRRRPGDEKQPSPSEVVQWSNHRVMEWLRAVDLAEFAPNLRGSGVHGGLVILEPRFSSETLALLLNIPPQKTLLRRHLATAFAALVGPLAMQEKREYGNATGHVPLTTTAKVKPKKLGFTQFSHLRKRKPDEAADYICPVDSGAVNGVSRLLSPTHRGLSPTMDRHAEK